Below is a genomic region from Microbacterium sp. KUDC0406.
TGCGACCTGGTGACTCCCGTCTGAATATATAGGGCGGGTAGAGGGAACGCGGGGAAGTGAAACATCTCAGTACCCGCAGGAAGAGAAAACAACATGTGATTCCGTGAGTAGTGGCGAGCGAAAGCGGATGAGGCTAAACCGCTTCTGTGTGATACCCGGCAGGGGTTGCAGGAGCGGGGTTGTGGGACCCTCCTTATTGTTCTGCCGAACAGTGGGCGTGATGCGCGAGTGTAGACGAACGGTCTTGAAAGGCCGGCCATAGTGGGTGCCAGCCCCGTAGTCGAAATGCTTGGTGCAGCGTGGAGGGGATCCCAAGTAGCACGGGGCCCGTGAAATCCCGTGTGAATCTGTCAGGACCACCTGATAAGCCTAAATACTCCCAGATGACCGATAGCGGACAAGTACCGTGAGGGAAAGGTGAAAAGTACCCCGGGAGGGGAGTGAAATAGTACCTGAAACCGTTTGCTTACAAACCGTTGGAGCCTCCATGGTAGGGGTGACAGCGTGCCTTTTGAAGAATGAGCCTGCGAGTTAGTGATATGTGGCGAGGTTAACCCGTGTGGGGTAGCCGTAGCGAAAGCGAGTCTGAATAGGGCGATTCAGTCGCATGTCCTAGACCCGAAGCGAAGTGATCTATCCATGGCCAGGCTGAAGCGACGGTAAGACGTCGTGGAGGGCCGAACCCACTTAGGTTGAAAACTGAGGGGATGAGCTGTGGATAGGGGTGAAAGGCCAATCAAACTTCGTGATAGCTGGTTCTCTCCGAAATGCATTTAGGTGCAGCGTTGCGTGTTTCTTGCCGGAGGTAGAGCTACTGGATGGCCGATGGGCCCGACCAGGTTACTGACGTCAGCCAAACTCCGAATGCCGGTAAGTGAGAGCGCAGCAGTGAGACTGTGGGGGATAAGCTTCATAGTCGAGAGGGAAACAACCCAGACCACCATCTAAGGTCCCTAAGCGCGTGCTAAGTGGAAAAGGATGTGGAGTTGCTTAGACAACCAGGAGGTTGGCTTAGAAGCAGCCACCCTTGAAAGAGTGCGTAATAGCTCACTGGTCAAGTGATTCCGCGCCGACAATGTAACGGGGCTCAAGCACGCCACCGAAGTTGTGGCATTGACATTTTTGGTAGGCCTTCGTGGTCCAGCCGTGTTGATGGGTAGGAGAGCGTCGTGTGGCGGGTGAAGCGGCGGAGTGATCCAGCCGTGGACGCCACACGAGTGAGAATGCAGGCATGAGTAGCGAAAGACGTGTGAGAAACACGTCCTCCGGAAGACCAAGGGTTCCAGGGTCAAGCTAATCTTCCCTGGGTAAGTCGGGACCTAAGGCGAGGCCGACAGGCGTAGTCGATGGACAACGGGTTGATATTCCCGTACCGGCGAAGAACCGCCCACACGAAGTCAGGAGTGCTAAGCATCCCAAGACACGGGGATCCCTTCGGGGACGATCGTGTGGCGGCATGCGACCCCATCTGGTGGAGTGAGCGTATTAACAGGTGTGACGCAGGAAGGTAGCCCATGCCAGGCGATGGTTGTCCTGGTGCAAGTGCGTAGCCCGAGCGATAGGCAAATCCGTCGCTCATGCAGGGTGAGACACGATGCGGATGAAAAGTGGGTGATCCTATGCTGCCGAGAAAAGCATCGACGCGAGGTTCCAGCCGCCCGTACCCCAAACCGACTCAGGTGGTCAGGTAGAGAATACCAAGGAGATCGAGAGAATCGTGGTTAAGGAACTCGGCAAAATGCCCCCGTAACTTCGGGAGAAGGGGGGCCACCCACTTATACCCACTTGCTGGGGAAAGGGTGTGGTGGCCGCAGAGACTAGTGGGTAGCGACTGTTTACTAAAAACACAGGTCCGTGCGAAGACGCAAGTCGATGTATACGGACTGACGCCTGCCCGGTGCTGGAAGGTTAAGAGGACCGGTTAGCCACTTGTGGCGAAGCTGAGAATTTAAGCCCCAGTAAACGGCGGTGGTAACTATAACCATCCTAAGGTAGCGAAATTCCTTGTCGGGTAAGTTCCGACCTGCACGAATGGCGTAACGACTTCCCAACTGTCTCAACCGCGAACTCGGCGAAATTGCATTACGAGTAAAGATGCTCGTTACGCGCAGCAGGACGGAAAGACCCCGTGACCTTTACTACAGCTTGGTATTGGTGTTCGGTGTGGCTTGTGTAGGATAGGTGGGAGACTATGAAGCGGGTACGCCAGTATTCGTGGAGTCATTGTTGAAATACCACTCTGGTCACTCTGGATATCTAACTTCGAACCGTGATCCGGTTCAGGGACAGTGCCTGGTGGGTAGTTTAACTGGGGCGGTTGCCTCCCAAAAAGTAACGGAGGCGCCCAAAGGTTCCCTCAACCTGGTTGGCAATCAGGTGGCGAGTGTAAGTGCACAAGGGAGCTTGACTGTGAGACTGACAGGTCGAGCAGGGACGAAAGTCGGGACTAGTGATCCGGCAGTGGCTTGTGGAAGCGCTGTCGCTCAACGGATAAAAGGTACCTCGGGGATAACAGGCTGATCTTGCCCAAGAGTCCATATCGACGGCATGGTTTGGCACCTCGATGTCGGCTCGTCGCATCCTGGGGCTGGAGTAGGTCCCAAGGGTTGGGCTGTTCGCCCATTAAAGCGGTACGCGAGCTGGGTTTAGAACGTCGTGAGACAGTTCGGTCCCTATCCGCTGCGCGCGTAGGAAGTTTGAGAGGATCTGACCCTAGTACGAGAGGACCGGGTTGGACGAACCTCTGGTGTGCCAGTTGTTCCGCCAGGAGCACCGCTGGTTAGCTACGTTCGGGATGGATAACCGCTGAAAGCATCTAAGCGGGAAGCCGGCCTCAAGATGAGACTTCCATCACCTTCGGGTGGAGAGGCTCCCAGCCAGACTACTGGGTTGATAGGCCAGATGTGGAAGCACGGCAACGTGTGCAGCTGACTGGTACTAATAAGCCGACGACTTGATAACACTCTTGTTCTTCTGCGAGATGAACGCGTCCACTTTGTGGTTCTCGACGTACGGTCGGAACCCAAACAACACACACGTTGTGTTGCTTGAAACGTCAATAGTGTTTCGGCGGCCATAGCGTGAGGGAAACGCCCGGTCACATTCCGAACCCGGAAGCTAAGCCTCACAGCGCCGATGGTACTGCAGGGGGGACCCTGTGGGAGAGTAGGACACCGCCGAACTCCTTCTAAACGAAAGAGCCACCCAAAGCAGGGTGGCTCTTTCGCGTTAACGCACCCTCAACGCACCCGTGATTTGACTTCCCCTGCGGGCGGGCTATGGTCGATGGTTACGCCAGCCATCAGAAGGGGAAGCGAAAATCATGTCTGGAAAGACGCCGCAGTCACGCGCAGGAAAGAAGACGCCTCAGCTCTCGCTCAAGGAGAAGAGGGCGGAGAAGCGCGCAAAACGGGAGCCGGAGACGTTCATCAAGCCTCGCAAGGGCGCGAGCCGCTGATCTGACTCCAACTCCTGCGGGCGCTGCCGTGGACCGTCTTCCTGGTCTCGGCAGCGCCCGACTCCGTTCCTGGGCTCTCTCGTCGGCCGATTCCGCTTTCGGTGAAACTCGATCCCGGCTAGACTGATCCTCAGTGTCACCCTTGCGGTATCGCAGAATGGAGTCCTGATGGCATCCGACTACATCCCCCGGTCTCGGACTACGCGTTCCTGTTCGGCGAGGCCTTCGGCCTCGACCTGGTCGCGCGGGGCACCGGCGGCGCATTCAGCGCCGAGGACGCCACCGAGATCGTCGCGGGTGCCGGTGAGTTCGCGGCATCCGTCCTCGCGCCGCTCGAGACCGTCGGCGACCGCGAGGGCGCCCGTCTCGAAGACGGCCAGGTGCACCTTCCTGCCGGATTCGCCGAGGCGTATCAGGCCTTCGCCGAGGCCGGGTGGGTCACCGCCGAGGCCCCCGAGTCTGCGGGCGGCGACGGCCTGCCCGGCTCGATCCGCGCCGGACTCGGCGAGATCTGGAATGGCTCGAACGCGGCCTTCGCGCTGTGCTGGCTGCTCTCGGCCGGCCAGATCCACGCGCTGGACGCCGCGGCATCCGATGAGATCCGCGAGACGTACCTGACCAGGCTGGTATCCGGCGAGTGGACCGGCACGATGAACCTCACTGAGCCCGAGGCCGGCACCGACCTGGGAGCGATCCGCACCATGGCGACGCCGCGACCGGATGGCTCGTGGGGCATCAGCGGCCAGAAGATCTTCATCACCTGGGGTGACCACGACGTCGCGCCGAACATCGTGCACCTCGTGCTCGCGCGCACCCCGGATGCCCCGGCCGGCGCCAAGGGGCTGTCGCTGTTCGTCGTGCCGAAGTTCCTTCCTGACGCCGCAGGCGGGCCCGGTGAGCGCAATGCCGTCACCACCGCATCGATCGAGCACAAGCTCGGCATCCACGGCAGTCCTACCTGCGTGCTCGCCTATGAGGACGCCACAGGCCACCTCGTCGGCGAGGTCGGCGGGGGACTGGCCGGCATGTTCGTGATGATGAACTCCGCCCGCGCGGGCATGGGGTTCCAGGCCACCGGCATCTCGGATCGCGCCTACCAGCAGGCAGCCGCGTACGCCGACGAGCGCCGTCAGGGCGGCGTGCTCGACCGCCCTGCGGGCGCTCCCATCGCCGAGCACCCCGACGTTCGCCGCCTGCTGCTCTCGATGCAGAGCCGCGTCTTCGCGATGCGCGCGCTGGGCGTGTACCTCGGCGACCTGTTCGACCGCGCCGAGACCGACGGCACGGGCGCTCTGGCTGAATTCTTCGTGCCGATCCTGAAGGGCTGGGCGACCGAGGACGCCGTCGCACTGACCAGCGACGCGATCCAGGTGCACGGCGGCATGGGCTTCATCGAGGAGACCGGTGTCGCACAGCATTATCGGGATGCCCGGATCATGCCGATCTACGAGGGCACGACTGCGATCCAGTCGAACGACCTGATCGGCCGCAAGGTGATCCGCAACGGCGGCGCGACCGCCGAGGAGCTGTTCGCGCAGATCGAGCAGACCGTCACCGCCCTGCGCGGCCTGGATGACGCCGTCGCCGCGCGCACCGCGGATCGCCTCGAGCGCGCGATCGCGTCGGCTCGCACGGCCACCGCCGCGCTGCTCGGTTTCGGCCAGACCCGCGACGCCTACGGCGTCAGCGTGCCGTACCTCATGCTGCTCGGCACGCTCGCCGGCGGTTGGATGCACGGCCTCGCCGTGACCGCGGTGCTCGCGCATGACACGCAGGATGCTGCGGATGCCGCGCGGCTGGTGTCCGCCGACTTCTACGGCGCCCACCACCTGCCCCGCGTGCACATGCTCGCCGAGACGGTCGCGGCCGGCGAGATCGCATGACAGGTCGCCCCAGACGAACGAAGGCCGTGGCTCCGAGTCTCTCGGGTCTGCGGCCTTCGTCGTGTCCTCGGGGCGACCCGGCCGCGGCGCTCAGCCCGCGTCGTCCTGCAGACGCAGCGCGCCGGCGCCCCGCGTGCCGAGCGCGTCGTCGGGGTTCAGCAGTCCGCAGGCCCGCATCGACAGACATCCGCAGCCGATGCATCCGGTGAGTTCGCGCTCCAGGCGTTCGATGCCCTCGCGCCGCTTCTCGAGCTCGCGCTTCCAGCGTCGCGATGCGCGGGCCCACTCCGTGTGGGTCGGCGTCCGAGTGAGCGGGACGTCGGCGAACGCGTCCTTCACCTCGGACAGCGGCAGGCCGAGGTTCTTCGCGACGGTGATCAGCGAGACCCGGCGCAGCATGTGCCGGGCATAGCGCCGCTGATTGCCCGGCGTACGGGTCGAGGCGATCAGGCCGAGACTCTCGTAGAAGTGCAGTGCCGACGGTGCGACGCCGGTGCGACGGCTCATCTCGCCGATGGTCAGCGGGTCGTCCGGGGTGTGCGCGGGCTCTGTGGTCATCAGGAACTTTCGCTCGATTTGACCTCAAGGTTACTTGAGGTTTTACGCTGGAACTGTGACCCGAGTGAAGAACCTCCTCCGATGACCTACGTGATCGCACTGCCATGCGTCGACGTCAAGGACAGAGCCTGCGTCGACGAGTGTCCGGTGGACTGCATCTACGAGGGCGAGCGATCGCTGTACATCCACCCCGACGAGTGCGTGGACTGCGGGGCCTGCGAACCTGTCTGTCCGGTCGAGGCGATCTTCTACGAGGATGACCTGCCCGAGGAATGGGCCGACTACTACAAGGCCAACGTCGAGTTCTTCGACGAGATCGGCTCGCCGGGTGGCGCGGCGAAGGTCGGGGCGTACGACTTCGACCACCCCGTGATCGCCGCCCTTCCCCCGCAAGCGGTGGCTGAGTGAGCGCGCCGACGATGGTCCTGAAGCCGGGAGCGCCCGTCCCTTCCGAGGTGGGCGAGGCCATGAAGGCCGCCTTCCGCCGGCATCCCGCCGGGGTCGCGATCATCACGGCCATGACACCGACGGGCCCGGTGGGCCTGACCGCGTCGAGTGTCGCCTCGGTGGCTGTCGACCCTGCGGCGATCGTCTTCTCGGTCACGCGCGCGACCGGCAGCGCCGGCGCGATCCTCGCCGCGGACGGTTTCGTCGTGCATCTCATCGACGACGAGCACTCCGCGCTCGCGCAGAGCTTCGCCGTGAGCGGGGCAGAGCGGTTCACGCCCGAGCAGGGCTGGGACATCCTTCCCACGGGTGAGCCGCATCTGCCCGCCGCCCGTGTCGCGCTGCGATGCCGACCGCTGCAGACGGTGCCGGTCGGGGCATCGACCGTCGTCATCGCCGAGGTCGTCGAGGTGCTCTTCGGCGACGAGGGCCGCCCACTGGTCTACGTCGACCGCGCGTTCCACGCGCTCCCGCACGCCGACTGACGTCGGTCACGTCGCGGGGACCGGCGGCAGGTCGATCGGGTCGCGCAGGCTGCGGCCCATCGCGAGGTT
It encodes:
- the soxR gene encoding redox-sensitive transcriptional activator SoxR, with the protein product MTTEPAHTPDDPLTIGEMSRRTGVAPSALHFYESLGLIASTRTPGNQRRYARHMLRRVSLITVAKNLGLPLSEVKDAFADVPLTRTPTHTEWARASRRWKRELEKRREGIERLERELTGCIGCGCLSMRACGLLNPDDALGTRGAGALRLQDDAG
- a CDS encoding flavin reductase family protein, encoding MVLKPGAPVPSEVGEAMKAAFRRHPAGVAIITAMTPTGPVGLTASSVASVAVDPAAIVFSVTRATGSAGAILAADGFVVHLIDDEHSALAQSFAVSGAERFTPEQGWDILPTGEPHLPAARVALRCRPLQTVPVGASTVVIAEVVEVLFGDEGRPLVYVDRAFHALPHAD
- a CDS encoding acyl-CoA dehydrogenase; this translates as MFGEAFGLDLVARGTGGAFSAEDATEIVAGAGEFAASVLAPLETVGDREGARLEDGQVHLPAGFAEAYQAFAEAGWVTAEAPESAGGDGLPGSIRAGLGEIWNGSNAAFALCWLLSAGQIHALDAAASDEIRETYLTRLVSGEWTGTMNLTEPEAGTDLGAIRTMATPRPDGSWGISGQKIFITWGDHDVAPNIVHLVLARTPDAPAGAKGLSLFVVPKFLPDAAGGPGERNAVTTASIEHKLGIHGSPTCVLAYEDATGHLVGEVGGGLAGMFVMMNSARAGMGFQATGISDRAYQQAAAYADERRQGGVLDRPAGAPIAEHPDVRRLLLSMQSRVFAMRALGVYLGDLFDRAETDGTGALAEFFVPILKGWATEDAVALTSDAIQVHGGMGFIEETGVAQHYRDARIMPIYEGTTAIQSNDLIGRKVIRNGGATAEELFAQIEQTVTALRGLDDAVAARTADRLERAIASARTATAALLGFGQTRDAYGVSVPYLMLLGTLAGGWMHGLAVTAVLAHDTQDAADAARLVSADFYGAHHLPRVHMLAETVAAGEIA
- the fdxA gene encoding ferredoxin, whose amino-acid sequence is MTYVIALPCVDVKDRACVDECPVDCIYEGERSLYIHPDECVDCGACEPVCPVEAIFYEDDLPEEWADYYKANVEFFDEIGSPGGAAKVGAYDFDHPVIAALPPQAVAE